The following coding sequences are from one Melanotaenia boesemani isolate fMelBoe1 chromosome 19, fMelBoe1.pri, whole genome shotgun sequence window:
- the LOC121630115 gene encoding corticotropin-releasing factor-binding protein, which yields MERTFREQLFFLLLCLSVLKGDSRYIESNEISKDELYSFFNSDLKREMPDVLMYRRPLRCLDMVAVEGQFTFTAETPQLNCATFFMAEPTEVISVDYDNVDIDCSRGDFITVFDGWVMKGEKFPSSQDHPLPLFERYVDYCDSGSVRRSVRSSQNVAMVFFRIHSAGSSFTLTVRKHINPFPCNVISQSPEGTYTMVSPQQQRNCSFSIIYPVAIDISEFSLGHHSNFPKRSLPGCAESGDFVQLLGGNGIDTSKLLPITDLCISFTGPTHMKIGCENTVVRMVSSGKFISRVSFSYRLLDNQELQTIKLNNVEDFCFNN from the exons ATGGAGCGCACTTTCCGCGAGCAGctcttttttctgctgttgtgtCTGTCCGTCCTCAAGGGAGACTCCAGATATATTGAG AGTAACGAGATTTCAAAAGATGAATTATATTCATTTTTCAACTCGGATCTCAAGAGGGAAATGCCTGATGTGTTGATGTATCGACGACCATTGC GTTGTCTGGATATGGTCGCAGTGGAGGGTCAGTTCACCTTTACAGCAGAGACTCCTCAGCTCAACTGCGCAACTTTCTTCATGGCTGAGCCCACTGAAGTCATTAGTGTGGATTATGACAATGTTGACATTgactgcagcagaggagactTCATCACG GTTTTTGATGGCTGGGTGATGAAAGGTGAAAAGTTCCCCAGCTCCCAGGACCACCCGCTGCCTCTCTTTGAGCGCTACGTGGATTACTGTGACTCTGGATCAGTGAGGAGAAGCGTGCGCTCTTCTCAGAACGTGGCCATGGTCTTCTTCCGCATTCACAGCGCTGGTAGCAGCTTCACCCTGACTGTCAGAAAACACATCAACCCCTTCC CTTGCAATGTTATCTCACAGTCACCAGAGGGCACTTACACAATGGTTAgcccccagcagcagagaaactgcagcttctccatcaTATATCCCGTGGCAATAGATATTTCAGAGTTCAGCCTCGGACACCACAGCAATTTCCCAAAG AGATCATTGCCTGGATGTGCAGAATCTGGAGATTTCGTGCAGCTTTTGGGAGGAAATGGTATTGATACGTCTAAGCTGCTTCCCATCACAGACCTTTGCATCTCCTTTACTGGACCCA CCCACATGAAGATCGGCTGTGAAAACACGGTGGTGAGGATGGTGTCCAGTGGGAAGTTTATCAGCCGAGTGTCTTTTAGCTACAGGCTGCTAGACAACCAGGAGTTACAGACGATCAAGCTCAACAATGTGGAAGATTTCTGTTTCAACAACTGA